From Streptomyces sp. NBC_01460, a single genomic window includes:
- a CDS encoding 2-phosphosulfolactate phosphatase has protein sequence MDARFLGIPELAEAPSVAVVVDVMRAFTVAAWAFAQGAEKIVLAGSPDEALALKARHPRWLALKDGPPAPGFDAVNSPGLLRSVDLEGRTVVQKTTAGTVGALAVKEASLVLCAGFVVAEATARLLRTRARDGVTFVVTGEDGQADEDLACAQYIALRAGGAVTDATGFLDRAGRSRAAYELEHGVRQGVHPDDIALCLELDRFPFAMVATPEDSLMVLRPHAVPPPADGASL, from the coding sequence ATGGACGCTCGTTTCCTCGGTATTCCCGAGCTGGCCGAAGCCCCGTCCGTGGCGGTCGTGGTCGACGTCATGCGTGCTTTCACGGTGGCCGCCTGGGCCTTCGCCCAGGGTGCGGAGAAGATCGTTCTCGCCGGGTCGCCCGACGAGGCCCTGGCGCTCAAGGCCCGCCACCCGCGCTGGCTGGCGCTCAAGGACGGTCCGCCCGCGCCGGGGTTCGACGCCGTCAACTCGCCGGGACTGCTGCGGTCGGTCGACCTCGAAGGACGGACCGTGGTGCAGAAGACCACGGCGGGGACGGTCGGCGCCCTCGCGGTGAAGGAGGCGTCGCTGGTGCTGTGTGCCGGCTTCGTGGTGGCGGAGGCGACCGCCCGGCTCCTGCGGACCCGGGCGCGTGACGGCGTCACGTTCGTGGTCACCGGCGAGGACGGGCAGGCCGATGAGGACCTGGCGTGCGCCCAGTACATCGCCCTCAGGGCGGGCGGAGCAGTGACGGACGCGACCGGCTTCCTCGACCGCGCCGGCCGGTCACGCGCCGCCTACGAGCTGGAGCACGGGGTGCGTCAAGGGGTGCACCCCGATGACATCGCGCTCTGCCTGGAGCTCGACCGGTTCCCCTTCGCCATGGTGGCGACCCCGGAGGACTCACTCATGGTCCTCCGCCCGCACGCCGTGCCACCGCCGGCCGACGGTGCTTCGCTGTGA
- a CDS encoding SMP-30/gluconolactonase/LRE family protein → MRTSPEVAVRAEAELGEGPTWDPAAGRLIWVDILSSRVHTYEPSTGRRTVMATGQHVGAAKPRAGGGLVVVLRDGTGLYDADGSFSWLVHDPVPGRRGNDAAVAPDGALWAGTMRYDEAEAGGTLSRIAPDGTVSPVLDSVTVSNGTGWSPDGRLMYYVDTPTRRVDVFDVDGEHVLNRRPFVATERPGWPDGLTVDAEGCVWVAFWDGASVRRYTPDGRLDRVVELPVRRPTACAFGGPGLRDLYVSTARTGLDAPHPLSGSLLVLPDAGQGLPGTPFAG, encoded by the coding sequence GTGAGGACGTCCCCCGAGGTGGCGGTCCGGGCCGAGGCCGAGCTGGGTGAGGGCCCCACCTGGGACCCGGCCGCGGGGCGGCTGATCTGGGTCGACATCCTCTCCTCCCGCGTCCACACCTACGAGCCGTCGACGGGCCGCCGTACGGTCATGGCCACCGGACAGCACGTCGGGGCGGCGAAACCGCGGGCCGGCGGCGGCCTCGTGGTCGTCCTGCGGGACGGCACGGGACTGTACGACGCCGACGGCTCCTTCTCCTGGCTGGTCCACGACCCCGTCCCCGGGCGGCGGGGCAACGACGCGGCCGTGGCACCGGACGGCGCGCTCTGGGCGGGCACCATGCGCTACGACGAGGCGGAGGCGGGCGGGACCCTGTCCCGGATCGCCCCGGACGGCACGGTGAGCCCCGTCCTGGACTCGGTGACGGTCAGCAACGGCACCGGCTGGAGCCCGGACGGCCGGCTGATGTACTACGTCGACACCCCCACCCGCCGCGTCGACGTGTTCGACGTGGACGGGGAGCACGTCCTGAACCGGCGCCCCTTCGTCGCCACCGAGCGGCCCGGATGGCCCGACGGGCTGACGGTGGACGCCGAGGGCTGCGTGTGGGTCGCCTTCTGGGACGGCGCGTCGGTCAGGCGCTACACCCCCGACGGCCGGCTGGACCGGGTCGTGGAGCTGCCGGTCCGGCGGCCCACCGCGTGCGCCTTCGGCGGTCCCGGCCTCCGCGACCTGTACGTCTCCACCGCCCGGACGGGCCTCGACGCCCCCCACCCGCTGTCGGGCTCCCTGCTCGTGCTGCCGGACGCCGGACAGGGGCTGCCCGGGACACCGTTCGCCGGCTGA
- a CDS encoding phosphotransferase, with translation MPTRVPISDALRSAVGDPAEAVLLDSSPRSRVWRVELRGGGRVVVKQITDGGGAGSDGDTRYAREVAALRLAGRATAPAVSPALLGTDPAARVMVLEHLDDLGASDDWMPGYAEALARLHALTGPADTGTLPAWSGPTAADAESFLALARALDVPVPPAVPNELAGLLDRLDPTPHHALLHGDPCPGNDLRTATGVRFVDFEQAASGNGLVELAYLRIGFPTCWCAMSVPAAPLAEAEEVYRATWRSLTGTEVSGDLADTCAGWLIRGDALVERAHRESADHLARVPAEDFEWGHVSARERLVHRLGAVADLTRGHDHLHALGRLGNALAARLLERWPALRPLPSHDARPWD, from the coding sequence ATGCCGACCCGGGTGCCGATCAGCGACGCGTTGCGCTCCGCGGTGGGCGACCCGGCGGAAGCCGTGCTCCTGGACAGCAGCCCGCGCTCCCGGGTGTGGCGGGTCGAACTGCGCGGTGGTGGCCGGGTGGTCGTCAAACAGATCACCGACGGAGGCGGAGCCGGATCCGACGGGGACACGCGCTACGCGCGGGAGGTCGCCGCGTTGCGGCTCGCCGGGAGGGCGACCGCACCGGCCGTCTCGCCCGCCCTGCTCGGCACGGACCCGGCGGCCCGCGTGATGGTCCTGGAGCACCTGGACGATCTCGGCGCGAGCGACGACTGGATGCCGGGCTACGCCGAGGCCCTCGCCCGGCTGCACGCGCTCACCGGGCCGGCCGACACGGGCACGCTTCCCGCCTGGTCGGGACCGACGGCCGCCGACGCCGAGTCCTTCCTCGCCCTCGCCAGGGCGCTGGACGTTCCCGTCCCGCCCGCGGTGCCGAACGAACTCGCCGGGCTGCTCGACCGGCTCGACCCCACGCCCCACCACGCCCTCCTGCACGGCGACCCCTGCCCCGGCAACGACCTGCGCACCGCCACCGGCGTCCGCTTCGTCGACTTCGAGCAGGCCGCGTCGGGCAACGGCCTGGTCGAACTCGCCTACCTCCGCATCGGGTTCCCCACGTGCTGGTGCGCGATGTCGGTCCCGGCCGCGCCCCTCGCGGAAGCCGAGGAGGTCTACCGCGCCACCTGGCGGAGTCTCACCGGCACGGAAGTTTCCGGCGATCTGGCCGACACCTGCGCCGGCTGGCTGATCCGGGGCGACGCACTCGTCGAACGCGCCCACCGCGAGTCGGCCGACCACCTCGCACGGGTGCCGGCGGAGGACTTCGAGTGGGGCCACGTCTCCGCCCGGGAGCGCCTCGTCCACCGGCTCGGTGCGGTCGCCGACCTGACCCGCGGCCACGACCACCTGCACGCGCTCGGCCGTCTGGGCAACGCCCTGGCCGCGCGCCTGCTGGAACGATGGCCCGCACTGCGCCCCCTGCCCTCCCACGACGCCCGGCCCTGGGACTGA
- a CDS encoding VOC family protein, producing the protein MEILGTTLRICVDDLEASVAFYEGLTGTPALRFERGGVAVAAIGCFLLMSGPESELEVLRKVSATIAVKDVDEANAALTRVGAKVIAGPVPTPVGRNLIALHPDGSVFEYVDRNVSA; encoded by the coding sequence ATGGAAATCCTGGGAACCACGCTGCGTATCTGTGTCGACGACCTGGAGGCCTCGGTGGCCTTCTACGAGGGCCTGACGGGCACTCCGGCGCTGCGCTTCGAGCGCGGCGGGGTCGCGGTGGCCGCGATCGGCTGCTTCCTGCTGATGAGCGGCCCGGAGTCGGAGCTGGAGGTGCTGCGGAAGGTGTCGGCGACGATCGCGGTCAAGGACGTCGACGAGGCCAACGCGGCACTCACCAGGGTGGGAGCGAAGGTCATCGCGGGCCCCGTGCCCACCCCGGTGGGGCGCAACCTGATCGCCCTGCACCCGGACGGCTCGGTCTTCGAGTACGTCGACCGGAACGTGTCCGCCTGA
- a CDS encoding IclR family transcriptional regulator — MGRLVPAVTRALDVLELFLQGEGTLSAPEVTRKLQLPRTTVHELLTTLAARSYLVTVPEQPGRYRLGVRTYQLGSRYAEQLDLAAEGQQVAREVAETCGETVHVAILEDTEVIYIAKVDSTHAVRMVSAAGRKLPAHCTSVGKLLLAALPEPELDARLDGRELIAMTDNSLTDPVELRAALAVVRKRGIAVEHRESNPDVSCVAAPVRDRSGRVVAALSISVPMIRWSEEREEELAQLAAGGADALSGRLGHHRSQV; from the coding sequence ATGGGGCGACTCGTCCCTGCGGTGACCAGGGCGCTGGATGTTCTCGAACTCTTCCTCCAGGGTGAGGGAACTCTCTCCGCTCCCGAGGTCACGCGCAAGCTCCAACTGCCGCGGACGACCGTCCACGAGCTGCTCACCACGCTCGCCGCACGGTCCTACCTGGTCACGGTCCCGGAGCAGCCGGGCCGCTACCGGCTGGGTGTGCGCACCTACCAGCTGGGCAGCCGCTACGCCGAGCAGCTCGACCTCGCGGCCGAGGGGCAGCAGGTCGCCCGTGAGGTCGCCGAGACCTGCGGCGAGACGGTCCACGTGGCGATCCTGGAGGACACCGAGGTCATCTACATCGCGAAGGTGGACTCCACCCACGCCGTCCGCATGGTCTCGGCCGCCGGAAGGAAGCTGCCCGCGCACTGCACCTCCGTCGGCAAACTGCTGCTCGCCGCGCTCCCGGAGCCGGAGCTCGACGCCCGACTCGACGGGCGTGAGCTCATCGCCATGACCGACAACAGCCTCACCGATCCCGTGGAGCTGCGGGCCGCGCTCGCCGTCGTCCGCAAGCGGGGCATAGCGGTCGAGCACAGGGAGTCGAACCCCGACGTGAGCTGTGTGGCCGCGCCCGTCCGGGACCGGTCCGGCCGTGTCGTCGCCGCGCTCTCCATCTCCGTGCCGATGATCCGCTGGAGCGAGGAGCGCGAGGAGGAGCTCGCGCAGCTCGCCGCGGGCGGCGCCGACGCGCTGTCCGGCCGGCTCGGCCACCACCGGAGCCAGGTGTGA
- a CDS encoding DUF1049 domain-containing protein, translating to MSPKDVSSDTASAFTPARIAVTVLAVLTIVFICVNTADVTIRVIIPKVTMPLWAALLGVFVAGGLCGAYLFRRRADR from the coding sequence ATGAGCCCCAAGGACGTATCCAGCGACACCGCGAGCGCCTTCACCCCCGCCCGGATCGCCGTCACCGTGCTGGCCGTGCTGACGATCGTCTTCATCTGCGTGAACACCGCCGACGTGACCATCCGCGTCATCATCCCCAAGGTCACGATGCCGCTCTGGGCCGCGCTGCTGGGCGTCTTCGTCGCCGGCGGGCTCTGCGGCGCCTACCTGTTCCGCAGGCGCGCCGACCGGTAG
- a CDS encoding bifunctional phosphatase PAP2/diacylglycerol kinase family protein — MSTSSSLSSPGRWQAWFHQRDMAAFQRVAERHWPGAEHVLPRLSRSANHGLLWFGAAAGMAALGSSARSRRAALRGVASLAVASAAINTVGKRAVRRDRPIVDLVPVIRQLKRQPFTTSFPSGHAASAAAFATGVALESKGWGAVVAPVAVAVAASRVYTGVHYPSDVMAGAALGVGAAFALRGVVPTRGQLPAPGRPPAEAPALPAGKDLVVVVNRESGSATAAAAVIRDALPLAETVECAPADLSGCLEEAAREGKALGVCGGDGTVNMAAAVAATHGVPLAVFPGGTLNHFAYDLGIETVHDTVTALTAGDAVRVDLGRFRPGPQGPGGAHGYFLNAFSLGVYPELVRTREHWAPRIGGWPAGVLAAFEALRGSRPLTAELQGRRRPLWLLFVGNGLFRRVGPAPGRRHNLADGLLDVRVVHGGRTPGLRLLAAAIAGPLSRSPVHAAVRRRAVRLAGLTPGTPYAYDGEVAHSGEELLIDKLPEALTVYCPMPA, encoded by the coding sequence ATGTCCACATCGAGCAGTCTCTCCTCCCCCGGCCGCTGGCAGGCCTGGTTCCACCAGCGCGACATGGCCGCGTTCCAGCGCGTGGCAGAAAGACACTGGCCCGGCGCCGAGCACGTCCTGCCACGGCTGAGCCGCAGCGCCAACCACGGCCTGCTCTGGTTCGGGGCCGCCGCGGGCATGGCGGCGCTGGGCTCCAGCGCGCGGTCCCGCAGGGCGGCGCTGCGCGGAGTCGCCTCGCTGGCCGTGGCCTCGGCCGCGATCAACACCGTGGGGAAGAGGGCCGTACGCAGGGACCGGCCGATAGTGGATCTGGTTCCGGTCATACGGCAGCTGAAGCGTCAGCCCTTCACCACGTCCTTCCCGTCGGGGCACGCGGCGTCCGCGGCGGCGTTCGCGACGGGCGTCGCCCTGGAGTCGAAGGGCTGGGGCGCGGTCGTGGCCCCGGTCGCCGTGGCCGTGGCGGCGTCACGCGTCTACACCGGCGTCCACTATCCGAGCGATGTGATGGCGGGTGCGGCGCTCGGCGTCGGGGCGGCGTTCGCACTGCGGGGCGTCGTACCGACCCGTGGACAGCTGCCCGCCCCCGGCAGACCGCCGGCCGAGGCGCCGGCCCTGCCCGCGGGCAAGGACCTGGTGGTGGTCGTCAACCGGGAGTCCGGTTCCGCGACCGCGGCGGCGGCCGTGATCCGCGACGCGCTGCCCCTCGCGGAGACGGTGGAGTGCGCACCGGCCGACCTGTCGGGGTGCCTGGAGGAGGCCGCACGGGAGGGCAAGGCCCTGGGCGTGTGCGGGGGCGACGGCACGGTCAACATGGCGGCGGCCGTCGCGGCCACCCACGGCGTGCCGCTCGCGGTGTTCCCCGGCGGGACCCTCAACCACTTCGCGTACGACCTCGGCATCGAGACCGTGCACGACACGGTGACGGCGCTCACCGCCGGTGACGCGGTCCGGGTCGACCTGGGCCGCTTCCGGCCGGGGCCGCAGGGGCCGGGCGGGGCGCACGGGTACTTCCTCAACGCCTTCAGCCTGGGCGTCTATCCGGAGCTGGTGCGCACCCGGGAGCACTGGGCGCCCAGGATCGGCGGGTGGCCCGCGGGCGTGCTCGCGGCCTTCGAGGCGCTGCGGGGCTCCCGCCCCCTGACGGCCGAACTCCAGGGCAGGCGGAGGCCGTTGTGGCTGCTCTTCGTGGGCAACGGGCTGTTCCGGCGGGTGGGCCCCGCTCCGGGGCGCCGGCACAACCTGGCGGACGGACTGCTCGACGTACGGGTGGTCCACGGCGGCCGCACCCCCGGACTCCGGCTGCTCGCCGCGGCGATCGCCGGCCCGCTGTCCCGCTCCCCCGTCCACGCGGCCGTACGGCGCCGCGCGGTGCGGCTCGCCGGCCTCACGCCGGGCACCCCGTACGCCTACGACGGCGAAGTGGCGCACTCCGGAGAGGAGTTGCTGATCGACAAGCTGCCCGAGGCGCTGACCGTGTACTGCCCGATGCCTGCGTAG
- a CDS encoding methyltransferase domain-containing protein, with protein MPKETAVYTHGHHESVLRSHQWRTAANSAAYLLGELRPGQAVLDVGCGPGTITADIAALVAPGPVTAVDTGRDILDRAAAAAAGRGLDNVEFTVADVHSLDFPDDSFDVVHAHQVLQHVGDPVQALREMRRVCRPGGVVAARDSDYAAMTWYPEVPGMREWQDLYGRVARANGGEPDAGRRLLSWARQAGFTDITPTAAAWCFATPENRAWWSGLWADRTTASVYAELAVDGGHASAEQLTAVSDAWRAWGAEPDAWFMVPHGEVLCRV; from the coding sequence ATGCCGAAGGAAACCGCCGTCTACACACACGGCCACCACGAGTCGGTCCTGCGCTCGCACCAGTGGCGGACCGCCGCCAACTCGGCGGCGTACCTCCTCGGTGAACTCCGCCCCGGTCAGGCGGTCCTGGACGTCGGCTGCGGGCCGGGCACCATCACCGCGGACATCGCCGCGCTGGTGGCGCCCGGCCCGGTGACGGCGGTCGACACCGGCCGCGACATCCTGGACCGCGCGGCGGCGGCCGCCGCCGGACGCGGGCTGGACAACGTGGAGTTCACCGTCGCGGACGTCCATTCCCTGGACTTCCCCGACGACTCCTTCGACGTCGTCCACGCCCATCAGGTGCTCCAGCACGTGGGCGACCCGGTGCAGGCACTGCGCGAGATGCGGCGCGTCTGCCGGCCCGGAGGCGTCGTCGCGGCGCGCGACAGCGACTACGCGGCGATGACCTGGTACCCGGAGGTGCCCGGGATGCGGGAGTGGCAGGACCTGTACGGCCGGGTGGCCCGCGCCAACGGCGGCGAGCCCGACGCCGGACGCCGGCTGCTGTCCTGGGCCCGGCAGGCCGGCTTCACCGACATCACCCCGACGGCGGCCGCCTGGTGCTTCGCCACGCCGGAGAACCGTGCCTGGTGGAGCGGGCTCTGGGCCGACCGCACGACCGCGTCCGTGTACGCGGAGCTCGCCGTGGACGGCGGGCACGCGAGCGCCGAACAGCTGACGGCCGTCTCGGATGCCTGGCGCGCCTGGGGCGCAGAGCCCGACGCGTGGTTCATGGTGCCGCACGGCGAGGTGCTCTGCCGGGTGTGA
- a CDS encoding aminotransferase class I/II-fold pyridoxal phosphate-dependent enzyme, translating to MHGSERTRPHPLGEGHGPVRYGPPAPDPGLPVLPELAAVLAASAARTRPEPPGGGTILREAACGYWGRRGLHGGPDGIAAAPGAQPLLLALIAAHGGDVLMPRPCPATWTPQARLLGRPAYHVPTPAECGGIPDPYALLETVRRVRAEGGRPRLLLISVADDPTATLAPPELVREACEAAVSEGLHIVSDETWRDTLHKPHDTVLLSPAEMCPDDVTVLSDLAGALTPSAWPVAVARFPATARAAARRARVLDILTALGALVAEPVARAASHALDEPEAVTTRIRQAARLQSHVASAAHRAVLTVGALARPPQAGRHLYADLGPLRPRLAARGVTDSMELEEYLTERLGAPAPGGHRFGDELGALRVRLSTGPLLGATPEQQTESLTAVEPLELPHVARALSIFAAALDELR from the coding sequence ATGCACGGGAGCGAGCGGACGCGGCCCCACCCCCTCGGGGAGGGGCACGGCCCGGTCCGCTACGGGCCGCCCGCCCCCGACCCCGGTCTCCCCGTGCTGCCCGAGCTCGCCGCCGTGCTGGCCGCGTCCGCCGCGCGGACCCGGCCCGAACCACCCGGTGGCGGAACGATCCTGCGGGAGGCGGCCTGCGGCTACTGGGGGCGGCGTGGCCTGCACGGCGGCCCCGACGGCATCGCGGCGGCCCCGGGCGCCCAGCCCCTCCTCCTCGCGCTGATCGCCGCCCACGGCGGCGATGTGCTCATGCCCCGGCCCTGCCCCGCCACGTGGACGCCCCAGGCACGCCTGCTGGGCCGGCCCGCCTACCACGTGCCGACGCCCGCCGAGTGCGGTGGCATCCCCGACCCGTACGCCCTGCTGGAGACCGTCCGCCGGGTGCGCGCCGAGGGCGGCAGACCCCGGCTGCTCCTGATCTCGGTGGCCGACGATCCCACCGCCACACTGGCCCCGCCGGAACTGGTGCGCGAGGCCTGCGAGGCCGCGGTCTCCGAAGGGCTGCACATCGTCAGCGACGAGACCTGGCGCGACACCCTGCACAAGCCCCACGACACCGTCCTGCTCAGCCCCGCCGAGATGTGCCCCGACGACGTCACCGTCCTGTCCGACCTGGCGGGAGCCCTCACCCCGTCCGCGTGGCCGGTCGCCGTCGCACGCTTCCCGGCCACGGCACGGGCCGCCGCGCGCCGGGCCCGGGTGCTCGACATCCTCACCGCGCTCGGCGCCCTCGTCGCGGAACCGGTCGCCCGGGCCGCCTCCCACGCGCTGGACGAACCCGAGGCCGTCACGACCCGGATCCGGCAGGCCGCCCGCCTCCAGTCCCACGTGGCGTCCGCCGCCCACCGCGCGGTGCTCACCGTCGGCGCCCTGGCCAGACCTCCGCAGGCCGGCCGCCATCTCTACGCCGACCTCGGACCGCTGCGCCCCCGGCTGGCCGCCCGGGGCGTCACGGACTCCATGGAGCTGGAGGAGTACCTGACGGAACGTCTCGGCGCGCCCGCTCCCGGGGGACACCGCTTCGGCGACGAACTGGGCGCGCTGCGGGTGCGGCTGAGCACCGGGCCGCTGCTCGGCGCAACCCCGGAGCAGCAGACGGAGTCCCTCACTGCGGTGGAGCCCTTGGAATTGCCCCATGTCGCCCGAGCACTGAGCATTTTCGCAGCAGCCCTCGATGAACTCCGATGA
- a CDS encoding arginase family protein produces MRTRVVLDAPSNLGLRPPAPGVVPGCYKLAGALREQRIVQRLRALEGGVVVPPRYDRGDWEEGDGVFHAEAIARYTRTLADRIEGHVRAGEFPVVLGGDCSIQLGAALALRRIGRYGLAAIDGSADFRHPGNSDRIGAAGGEELALSTGRGQADLTDLEGLGPYVRDEDIRLFGMRDEDEDRAEMTALKISNATVGEIREWGPADIARAVVQTLEVPVLDGFWVHLDADVLDPSVMPAVDSPDDGGLFPGELAVLLRTLVRSPRCAGLNVTIYDPDLDPDGTAGALFTDLIVGAFSEAGPEAPER; encoded by the coding sequence ATGCGTACACGTGTCGTCCTGGACGCCCCCTCGAACCTGGGGCTGAGGCCCCCCGCCCCCGGCGTCGTCCCCGGGTGCTACAAACTCGCCGGCGCGCTCCGTGAGCAGCGCATCGTGCAGCGGCTCCGGGCGCTGGAGGGCGGTGTCGTCGTACCGCCGCGCTACGACCGGGGTGACTGGGAGGAGGGCGACGGCGTCTTCCACGCCGAGGCCATCGCCCGCTACACGCGCACGCTCGCCGACCGGATCGAAGGACACGTCAGGGCGGGCGAGTTCCCGGTCGTCCTCGGGGGCGACTGCTCCATCCAGCTCGGCGCCGCCCTCGCGCTGCGCCGCATCGGCCGGTACGGGCTCGCCGCGATCGACGGTTCCGCCGACTTCCGGCACCCGGGCAACAGCGACCGGATCGGCGCGGCGGGCGGCGAGGAGCTGGCGCTCTCCACCGGGCGCGGGCAGGCGGACCTCACCGATCTCGAAGGGCTGGGTCCCTATGTCAGGGACGAGGACATCCGTCTCTTCGGGATGCGCGACGAGGACGAGGACCGCGCCGAGATGACCGCGCTGAAGATCTCCAACGCCACGGTGGGGGAGATCAGGGAGTGGGGGCCGGCCGACATCGCCCGCGCCGTGGTGCAGACCCTGGAGGTCCCCGTCCTCGACGGCTTCTGGGTCCACCTCGACGCCGATGTCCTCGACCCGAGCGTGATGCCCGCCGTCGACAGCCCGGACGACGGCGGCCTGTTCCCCGGCGAGCTCGCGGTGCTGCTGCGCACCCTCGTGCGGTCACCCCGCTGTGCGGGGCTCAACGTCACGATCTACGACCCCGACCTCGACCCGGACGGCACGGCCGGCGCCCTGTTCACCGACCTGATCGTCGGTGCTTTCTCCGAGGCGGGACCGGAGGCGCCGGAGCGTTGA
- a CDS encoding glutamate--cysteine ligase 2: MRTVGVEEELLLVDAESGDPRTLSTAVLALAERRAEGDSVFESELHDQQVEFGTEPREAMADLAEEIRRWRAEAARSASEMGATVAALATSPMPVSPSIGEDERYRWLAERFGLTAQEQLTCGCHVHVSVESDEEGVAVLDRVRPWLPVLLALSANSPFWQGQDTAYDGYRSRVWGRWPSAGPVEVFGSADRYHEQVRTMVDTGVLRDKGMIYFDARLSHRYPTVEVRVADVCLEPADTVLLATLVRGLVETAARAWRAGDPPHPASVSVLRMASWQAARSGLEGRLIHPLTTRPEPAADVAHALLTHVGDALEDSGDLVEAEKALRTLLKRGTGARAQREVLAGSDSLRTVVTECAARTLG; encoded by the coding sequence GTGCGGACTGTCGGAGTCGAGGAAGAGCTCCTGCTCGTCGACGCGGAGAGCGGTGACCCCCGGACACTGTCGACGGCGGTGCTGGCCCTGGCGGAACGCCGCGCCGAGGGCGACTCCGTCTTCGAGTCCGAACTGCACGACCAGCAAGTGGAGTTCGGCACCGAACCGCGCGAGGCGATGGCGGACCTGGCGGAGGAGATACGCCGCTGGCGGGCCGAGGCGGCCCGCAGCGCGTCGGAGATGGGCGCCACCGTGGCCGCACTCGCCACCTCCCCGATGCCGGTGAGTCCCTCCATCGGGGAGGACGAGCGGTACCGATGGCTGGCGGAGCGGTTCGGCCTGACCGCGCAGGAGCAGCTGACCTGCGGCTGCCACGTGCACGTGTCGGTGGAATCGGACGAGGAGGGCGTCGCCGTACTGGACCGGGTGCGGCCCTGGCTTCCGGTCCTGCTGGCCCTGAGCGCGAACTCCCCCTTCTGGCAGGGGCAGGACACCGCCTACGACGGCTACCGCAGCAGGGTCTGGGGCCGCTGGCCCTCGGCCGGCCCGGTGGAGGTGTTCGGCTCCGCGGACCGCTACCACGAGCAGGTCCGGACGATGGTCGACACGGGAGTCCTGCGCGACAAGGGGATGATCTACTTCGACGCGCGCCTCTCGCACCGCTACCCCACCGTGGAGGTCAGGGTGGCGGACGTGTGCCTGGAGCCGGCCGACACCGTGCTGCTCGCCACGCTCGTACGCGGTCTGGTCGAGACGGCGGCCCGCGCCTGGCGGGCCGGCGACCCACCGCACCCCGCGTCGGTGAGCGTCCTGCGGATGGCTTCCTGGCAGGCCGCGCGCTCGGGTCTGGAGGGGCGGCTGATCCACCCGCTCACCACGCGGCCCGAGCCCGCGGCGGACGTCGCGCACGCGCTGCTCACCCATGTGGGTGACGCCCTGGAGGACAGCGGTGACCTCGTGGAGGCCGAGAAGGCGCTGCGGACCTTGCTGAAGCGGGGGACGGGCGCCCGGGCGCAGCGTGAGGTCCTCGCGGGCTCGGACAGTCTCCGGACCGTCGTGACCGAGTGCGCCGCGAGGACGCTCGGCTGA